AGATCTCTATAGGCAGGATCCGGGGTTTTCCCTGGTGGAGCGAATCCTTGTGATGAGCGGGGGGCTTTTCTCCTGCAAAGGCAACCAGGTAACGATTTCTCTTCCCTGGCCGACTTTGGGGGGAAAGCTGATTTCCTTGCCCGTGCAGGTTCCTTCGGTTTCTTTTTTCATATCGGAAACTGAGGGAAAACAACTTCCTGGCGGATTTGGGAACCTTGGCCCTGTGGATACATTCAGGGCCTCGGATATTGGAAGGAAAGGAATAATCCCCCCTTCTATACAACTGATAGCCTGGGATGCCAGAAAAGGAGACCTTGAACTACAGCTTGCCTTGCATGTGCTGAGGAGAAACCCCACAGCGGTAAACCTTCCTTTTGTGTGTTTGGGGTGTCCTGACGGGTTTTCCAATATTGCCGATGCCCTTGAATCCCTGGGCCTGATGAGTGAAGGGGGGACTATCTATGTTTTTGGGGAACTGCCCCAAGCTCTTTCCTCCCTAGTTTTCCCTGAATTGCTTGTTCATGTTTCCTCCTTTGCACAATTCAAGGAATTGGCTGCCCAGAGACCCCCTGCACTCATGATTTCAACTAACAGCGACTATGAAGACATCGAGGCAATACGGAAGGGTACAATAGCTTCCTCTGTGCCAATTGTCCTGGTGCGGGAAACCTGGGGTGAGGCAGAGGTGGAGAGACTCTGTTTGATTCCGAATATCCTGATCGCCAATACGAGTATTGTCGACAGCAATGAATTTCACTCCCGCCTGATGGGCCTGCTTTGTGGCAGTGAACTGCTTCCCCCTTTGACCGGGATCCTTGTCAAACGGGCAGTGGTTTACTTGTCCAACCATGCAACCTCACAGATTTCTCGTTGGCAGCTTGCCGAGGCTGTACATGTGAGTGAAGATTATCTGACAAGAATATTCCGAAAGGAAATAGGTCTCTCCCCCTGGGATTATCTCAATCGTCACCGGATGTATCTTGCTACTAAATTGCTTAGGCAGACAGGCCTTTCCATCAATGAGGTAGCAAGCCAGACCGGGTTCCAGGACCAAGCTTATTTTTGTAGGGTGTTTAAGAAAATCAAAGGGTATCCACCGGGGTCTATTCGAACCAAAAAATAAAGGTTGGTCGTCTAAAAAGTCGGAAAAGTACAATAGTCTCTCTGCATTGTTCCCATTCCTTGCCGTATTCTTATGAATAGGCGAGGATGGTTTTTTATATGGGTGTTGAACAAGTAAAAAAGAGAGATAATAGAAAAATCAGGGAGATTAAACGCCATAAATCGGTGTATGCAATCCTTATAATCCCTCTTTCCTATTATATTTTATTCAGGTATGTGCCAATTTTTAACGGACAGATTGCCTTTAAAGATTATATGGCCCTTGATGGGATACTGGGAAGCAGATGGATTGGCCTGGATAATTTTTTTACCTTCATCCACTCCTATTACTTTTGGGAATTGTTGCGCAATACTTTGATGTACAGCTTGGGAAAATTGGTTTTCAGCCTTCCTTTGGCCATTGTGCTTGCCATAACCCTTTATGAATGTTCCCGCCCGCATCTAAGGAAAATCGTACAGACGCTTGCCTATCTGCCTCACTTTCTATCCTGGGTAATTATGTATGGGATTCTTTTGGCCCTCCTTGCCCCGGGGGATGGAATCATAAACGATGTCATTAAACTGTTCGGGGGGAAACCCATAGATTTCTTGACGAATACCAATGCCTTTCCCTGGATTGTCATTTTCAGTGATGCTTGGAAGGAAATGGGCTGGACCGCAATCATTTTTATAGCCGCACTTATGGGGATCGATCCTTCGTTGTTCGAAGCAGCCTTGGTTGAGGGTGCAAATTCCTGGCAAAGGGTTCGCTATATAACCCTCCCTTCTATCAGGCCGGTCATAGTCATTGTCCTCCTGCTTCGGCTCGGAACGGTGCTTGACGCAGGCTTCAACCAGATTTTTATGCTCTATTCCACTCCGGTCCTCTCTGTTGCCGATATTATCGACACGTGGGTATACCGTCAGGGTTTATTGGAATTCCAGTTTGGCCTTGCTACAGCCGTAGGGTTGTTCAAAGGTGTAATCGGTATGTTTCTGATTCTCGGTTCAAATCGATTAGTCAGGCGTTTTGGCGGCTCTTCGCTATATTAAGGGGAAAAACATGTATAGTACCGAGCAGAAAATAAACCGGGGAATCCTGAAACCCGTAGCAAAGACCGTTGCACTCAGGCCTACAGCGGCAGACAAGTCCTTCAATATCATAGTGAATGTATTTTTAACAGTTCTGTTATTCGTAATTGCCATACCCCTTTGGAGTACCGTAACCCTTTCGTTTAGGCCGAACGACTATATTGGAAATAATTTGGAAGGAATGTTCCTGCTTCCCTGGAAATGGTCGACTTCTGCCTATAAGGCTTTATTGGGCAACAGGGGTTTTCTGCTTGCTTTTAAAAATAGTCTCTTGATTTTGGTTGGCGGCGTTGCATGTTCCTTGTTGCTTACAACCCCCCTTGCCTATGTGCTCTCGATCCATACTCTGCCTGGAAGGAAATTTTTCAATATCCTTATTGTCATTCCGTATGTTTTCAATGTAGGCATCATTCCCTCCTATCTTCTAGTTACCAGGATAGGGCTCATCGACCACCTTGCCGCTGTTTTCATTCCCGGTGCCATCAGTACCTATAACTGCTTGATAATGCGCTCGTTCTTTGAGGGGATTCCCAATGAATTGAAAGAATCGGCTCGTATCGATGGGGCTACCGAGATCCAGGTTCTCCTGAGGGTTATCCTCCCGCTTTCAAAGGCAATCATCATGACTATCGGTCTGTTCTATGGGGTTTCTTTCTGGAATGATTTCTTCCATGCCATGCTGTACCTGAACAGCAACGACTTACAGCCGTTACCTATCTTGCTTAGAAACATTCTTATGGCTAGTGGAATGAATGAATATGTTGAGGTGAATGCCTTTGGCGATGCCCCGATTGCGGCTATCAAGGCGGCCTCGGTGTTCCTTAGTGCAATCCCTATGGTTATTGCCTATCCGTTCATTCAGAAATACTTCACAAAGGGTACCTTGCTTGGAAGTGTGAAGGGTTGATGTCGTGAAATCTAAAATCGATACTACTGGTTTTTCAAAACTGATAAGTATTGTGATGCATAGTAAGGAGGATTGATTATGAAGAAAAACATGCTTTACCTGGTTGCTTTGGTTGCTTTATTTTCACTGGCAGTAGTTCCTGTGGTAGCACAAGGAACGACAGATACAGCAAAAGCATCCGCTCCTATGACCGTTGAATTGTGGTATGGTGCTGCAATTACAGAGGCTGGGCCGCCTCCGTCCGACTGGGTTGGTTTTTCCCTCATCAGGGATAAACTGAATATCGATTTGAAGCTTACAGCCCTTCCTTCCAATGAAAGCGACCAGGATGTAAAAATCCAGGCTGCCGCTGCTGCCAACAACTTACCTGATTTGTTCATGGTAAGGCGTGATGTGCTTGTTCGTCTGGTAGGTCAGGGGTTGGTAGCCCCGGTCGATGACCTGTATGCAAAAATGCCGGTCAGGACGGAGAATCACTATGATTCTGTCAGCAAGGCTATGGCTCGCTTCAATGGGAAAAGCTATGGGCTTTCCGATCCCGGTTCAATTGCCAGGAATGAAGGTTTGTTGATCCGGAAAGACTGGCTGGATAACCTTGGGCTTGCTGTCCCTACGACTCTGGACGAGCTGATGACGGTCCTCAAGGCCTTCACATTCAATGATCCGGACGGGAATGGGAAAAATGATACCTGGGGCTATGGAGCATTCCAGGAAATCAACAATTTCGAAGCTTGGCCCGGCAGAAGGCTCGAACCCCTCTTTGGTGCCTTTGGTGTCGATGGTACTTGGGATATGACCCTTTCGAGTGCAGGCCTGAATATTTTGAAGCCTGAATTCTATGATGCAATGGTTTATCTGAAGGAAATGGTTGATACCGGGGTTATTGACCCGAACTGGCTTGCTTACAAGAAAGATGATTTCCGTGCTGCCTGGAAACAGGGAAGATTCGGCATCATGCGTGAACAGAATGCAGCTTTTGCAGCCCAGTCGAACTATGCCCCGTTTGATAAGAATTTCCCGAACGGCCAGTGGGTTGTAATTGATCCGCCGAAGGGACCGCAAGGAAAATCTTCCATCGGACCCTACACGGCAAACTTCCGTATCTATGCAATAAGTGCAAAAGCGGCCAAGGAAGGGAAAGCGGATAAGATTGCCCAGTTGCTTGAATGGATGGCTTCCGATGAAGGTTATTTCCTTCTGGGTTGGGGTGTTGAAGGGGTGAACTATACCAAGGATGCCAACGGAATCCCAGTTGCCACCGGTCTTCCTGATGCCAATCTTGCATTCTCTGCCCCAGGTGGCCAGACAGTTACTCAGCTACGGAACATGGTCTTCTACAATGGTGATATTGAGCTGTACGCACGTTATCCTAAATATATGACCGAGGTCAGCAAAAAAGAAATGTCTGCCCTTACGGTATTGAGAGACATGCAAAGCCGGAAATGGACGCCTGCCATTGGTTCCGATACCCTGCCGATTCCCAATGCAGACCTCAAGAGGTTCTATGAGCAGGGACTCAGTGAGTTTATTACCGGTAAGAGAGTGCTTACCCCTAGCAACTGGACGAAGTGGATTGAAGAATTCAAGAAGCTTGGCGGACAGGATTGGAATGACAAGGGTGTTGCGTTTGCTAAGGAAAACAATCTTTTGAATTAGCTGGTAGATTTTGTTTTCAGCGGCCTTCTTGAAAGAGAAGGCCACTGAGGTTTTCTTATTTGTTACAGGAAGGAACGATCATGAAGTTTTCTGAACCCCTCTCTCTCTTGATGGCCAGAAGTGTCGTTTCCCGATATCACAAAGGTATGATGAGATGGCACTATGAACACGGTCTTGTCATACTTGGCTGCCTTCTGGCTGGGGATCTATCCGGTGATAAGGGTATGTATGACTGGGCCTATGGATTGTATGACCCCCTTATCGGAGAAAATGGAGAAATAGCTACCTACCGGCAAGGCGAGTACAATCTTGACCAGATCAATGCCGGCAGGAACCTTTTTACTTTTTATCGAAGATCCGGAGAAAAAAGGTTCTTCCTGGCTGCAAAAACCTTAAAAGAACAGCTGGACAACCAACCAAGGACCCTAAGTGGGGTGTATTGGCACAAGGAAATCTATCCCTGGCAGATTTGGTTGGATGGGGTGTATATGCAAGGACCCTTTTATGCCCAGTATTGTAAGGAATTCAATGAACCGGAAGGCTTTGATGATATTGCGGGGCAGATCCTTGTAGTATATAACACCCTGAGGGATAGTGAATCAGGCTTGCTTTACCATGCCTATGATGAATCCAGGGGGCAACGCTGGGCTGACAAGGATACAGGTCTTTCTCCCCATTTCTGGGGAAGAGCCATGGGTTGGTTCTGCATGGCTGTCATCGACACTCTCGATTACATTCCTGCCGACCATGGCGACAGGGAAGCGCTGTGTGGCATTGTGAAAACCTTGATTCCGGCGTTTCTCCGGATGCAGGATACAAGTGGCATGTGGTTCCAGGTTTTGGATATGGGCTCTATGGAAGGGAATTATCTTGAAACTTCCTGTTCAAGTATGTTTTCCTATACGCTCTATAAAGCAGTACGTGTCGGCATTGTGACTGAGCCTGAGTTGCGATCGAGATGCCTTTTTCAGGCAAATAAAGCGATGCGCTGCATCGAGGAAAAATATCTGCGGCAAGACAGTGAAGGTCAATTGCACTTGGGTGGAATCTGTTCTGTAGCCGGGCTTGGGGGCAACCCGTACCGCGACGGTTCTTTTCATTACTATATAAGGGAAAAAGTCGTAGAAGATGATTTTAAGGGAGTCGGGCCTTTCATTCTTGCCTGCATCGAAAAGGAACAAGTTCTTCCCTAGGGTGGGGCAATCACTGTAAGCGATTTCTTTTCTATACTACAGGGGTAGGTGTTTTGTATAATAAATTTTCCCATAGTTTGTATTCTTTTGATGTAATTCTTTATTGCGAGGGATCCATGCTATTTCTGTTTTGAAATTTCAATCAGTCTAACTGTCTGTATATCCACAATTTGAAGCTTAATTTTGAGGAATTTGAAAAAGATTTCTTTGTTTGACAATGAGAATGGCAGAATGTAGAATATACGGTATAAAGACTCTTTGTGTTCATCACAAAATAGGAGAGAACGTAATGAAGAAATTGACTGTTGTGCTTTGTGCCTTACTCATGCTCAGTTCTATGGCATTTGCCCAGGGAACTTCAGAAGCAGGTCCTGCAAAAAGCAACCTTCGGGTTGGTATGGTTACTGATAGTGGAACGATAGATGACAAATCCTTCAACCAGGGAACTTGGGAAGGTATTGTTCGCGCTGCTGCTGACTATGGCCTTACGACCAAATACCTCAAACCTTCAGGGACCACCGAAGCCGATTACCTGAAAGAAATCGGAAACCTTGTCGATGCCGGCTATAATTTGATTATTTGCCCCGGATTCAAGTTCGAGACTTCCCTGTATGAAGCTCAGGACAAATATCCCAAAGTAAAGTTTGTCATCCTTGACGGCGAACCCCATACCGCAGATTACCAGACTTTCCGCATTGAAAAGAATGTTGTTGCAGTATACTGGGCAGAACAGGAATCAGGATTCCTCGCCGGGGTTGCAGCAGCTTTGCAGATGAAAGACGCAGAGTTTGGTTTTGTTGGCGGAATGGAAATCCCCGCTGTACAGAAATTCAACTGGGGCTTCCAGCAGGGCATCAAGTATGCCAACGCAACCCATGGTACCAAGATTGTTCTCAAGCAGGAAAACGATCTCTATCAGGGTTCATTCGATAACATCAGTGCTGGACAGCAGATTGCTGCTTCCATGTACGACAAGGGTGTTGACGTAATTTTCGCAGCCGCTGGTGGAGTTGGCGTAGGCGTTATCAACGAAGCAAAGAACAGAGCAGCAGCTGGACAGAAAGTATGGGTCATCGGTGTTGATGTAGACCAATACAGCGAAGGCGTGATGCCCAATGGGAAATCTATCATCCTGACTTCTGCCATGAAGTATCTTGATCGTGCTTCCTATGATATGATTACCAACGAATTGAACGGTACCTTCCCTGGTGGACAGGTCCTCCGCCTCAATGCAACCAACGACGGTATCGGAATCCCTGTAGAGAATCCGAACCTCTCCAAAACAGTTTCTGACGAAGTTGCCAAGGTGTATGCAATGATGAAGAGTGGCGAGATTGTAGTTGCAGCTTCTGCTGATGGACTGTACAAATAAGCCCAAGGAAACGTTTTTTTAAGTAGCAAGGGCCACCAAACAACGGTGGCCTTTGTGTACTTTCATTTATAAAATCCAAATAACACGCTTGGCGTGTCCTCATAGGGAGTCTACCGATGAGTCATGTTATTGAAATGCTGAACATTCGCAAGGAGTTTCCAGGGATCGTTGCAAATGACGATATTACCTTGCAAGTGGAGCAAGGGGAAATTCACGCAATACTAGGCGAGAACGGTGCCGGAAAATCTACGTTGATGAGTATTTTGTTTGGATTGTACCATGCTGACGAGGGTCATATCAAAGTCAGGGGAAAACAAGTCTCTATCAATAGCCCAAACGATGCAAGCAACCTTGGCATCGGAATGGTTCACCAGCACTTCCAGCTTGTCCATAATTTTACTGTCACGGAAAATATTATCCTAGGAAGGGAAGGACATTTTTTCTTGGATCGGAAAACAGCCTCCAAGAAAATCAAAACCCTGTCTGAAAAGTACGGTCTGAATATAGACCCCGATATGATTATCGAAAATATAACCGTAGGAATGCAACAGCGCGTAGAGATTTTGAAAATGCTCTACCGCGATGCCGATATTTTGATTTTTGACGAACCTACCGCAGTACTTACCCCCCAGGAGATAGATGACTTGATGCAAATCATGCGCAATCTTATCTCAGAGGGAAAATCTGTCATTCTTATTACCCATAAACTCAATGAGATCAAAGCGGTAGCCGACCGTTGTACGATAATCCGTCGAGGCAAGGTAATCGGGGTCGTCGATGTGAAAACCACCTCCCAGGCGAAGATGGCTTCGATGATGGTGGGGCGCCCGGTAAGTTTTAAGGTAGATAAGAAGCCAGCCCAAGTGGGAAGGGTCATTTTGGATATCCATGACCTGAAT
The sequence above is a segment of the Sphaerochaeta pleomorpha str. Grapes genome. Coding sequences within it:
- a CDS encoding ABC transporter permease; this encodes MGVEQVKKRDNRKIREIKRHKSVYAILIIPLSYYILFRYVPIFNGQIAFKDYMALDGILGSRWIGLDNFFTFIHSYYFWELLRNTLMYSLGKLVFSLPLAIVLAITLYECSRPHLRKIVQTLAYLPHFLSWVIMYGILLALLAPGDGIINDVIKLFGGKPIDFLTNTNAFPWIVIFSDAWKEMGWTAIIFIAALMGIDPSLFEAALVEGANSWQRVRYITLPSIRPVIVIVLLLRLGTVLDAGFNQIFMLYSTPVLSVADIIDTWVYRQGLLEFQFGLATAVGLFKGVIGMFLILGSNRLVRRFGGSSLY
- a CDS encoding carbohydrate ABC transporter permease, with translation MYSTEQKINRGILKPVAKTVALRPTAADKSFNIIVNVFLTVLLFVIAIPLWSTVTLSFRPNDYIGNNLEGMFLLPWKWSTSAYKALLGNRGFLLAFKNSLLILVGGVACSLLLTTPLAYVLSIHTLPGRKFFNILIVIPYVFNVGIIPSYLLVTRIGLIDHLAAVFIPGAISTYNCLIMRSFFEGIPNELKESARIDGATEIQVLLRVILPLSKAIIMTIGLFYGVSFWNDFFHAMLYLNSNDLQPLPILLRNILMASGMNEYVEVNAFGDAPIAAIKAASVFLSAIPMVIAYPFIQKYFTKGTLLGSVKG
- a CDS encoding extracellular solute-binding protein yields the protein MKKNMLYLVALVALFSLAVVPVVAQGTTDTAKASAPMTVELWYGAAITEAGPPPSDWVGFSLIRDKLNIDLKLTALPSNESDQDVKIQAAAAANNLPDLFMVRRDVLVRLVGQGLVAPVDDLYAKMPVRTENHYDSVSKAMARFNGKSYGLSDPGSIARNEGLLIRKDWLDNLGLAVPTTLDELMTVLKAFTFNDPDGNGKNDTWGYGAFQEINNFEAWPGRRLEPLFGAFGVDGTWDMTLSSAGLNILKPEFYDAMVYLKEMVDTGVIDPNWLAYKKDDFRAAWKQGRFGIMREQNAAFAAQSNYAPFDKNFPNGQWVVIDPPKGPQGKSSIGPYTANFRIYAISAKAAKEGKADKIAQLLEWMASDEGYFLLGWGVEGVNYTKDANGIPVATGLPDANLAFSAPGGQTVTQLRNMVFYNGDIELYARYPKYMTEVSKKEMSALTVLRDMQSRKWTPAIGSDTLPIPNADLKRFYEQGLSEFITGKRVLTPSNWTKWIEEFKKLGGQDWNDKGVAFAKENNLLN
- a CDS encoding glycoside hydrolase family 88/105 protein, which codes for MKFSEPLSLLMARSVVSRYHKGMMRWHYEHGLVILGCLLAGDLSGDKGMYDWAYGLYDPLIGENGEIATYRQGEYNLDQINAGRNLFTFYRRSGEKRFFLAAKTLKEQLDNQPRTLSGVYWHKEIYPWQIWLDGVYMQGPFYAQYCKEFNEPEGFDDIAGQILVVYNTLRDSESGLLYHAYDESRGQRWADKDTGLSPHFWGRAMGWFCMAVIDTLDYIPADHGDREALCGIVKTLIPAFLRMQDTSGMWFQVLDMGSMEGNYLETSCSSMFSYTLYKAVRVGIVTEPELRSRCLFQANKAMRCIEEKYLRQDSEGQLHLGGICSVAGLGGNPYRDGSFHYYIREKVVEDDFKGVGPFILACIEKEQVLP
- a CDS encoding BMP family lipoprotein, which translates into the protein MKKLTVVLCALLMLSSMAFAQGTSEAGPAKSNLRVGMVTDSGTIDDKSFNQGTWEGIVRAAADYGLTTKYLKPSGTTEADYLKEIGNLVDAGYNLIICPGFKFETSLYEAQDKYPKVKFVILDGEPHTADYQTFRIEKNVVAVYWAEQESGFLAGVAAALQMKDAEFGFVGGMEIPAVQKFNWGFQQGIKYANATHGTKIVLKQENDLYQGSFDNISAGQQIAASMYDKGVDVIFAAAGGVGVGVINEAKNRAAAGQKVWVIGVDVDQYSEGVMPNGKSIILTSAMKYLDRASYDMITNELNGTFPGGQVLRLNATNDGIGIPVENPNLSKTVSDEVAKVYAMMKSGEIVVAASADGLYK
- a CDS encoding ABC transporter ATP-binding protein; protein product: MSHVIEMLNIRKEFPGIVANDDITLQVEQGEIHAILGENGAGKSTLMSILFGLYHADEGHIKVRGKQVSINSPNDASNLGIGMVHQHFQLVHNFTVTENIILGREGHFFLDRKTASKKIKTLSEKYGLNIDPDMIIENITVGMQQRVEILKMLYRDADILIFDEPTAVLTPQEIDDLMQIMRNLISEGKSVILITHKLNEIKAVADRCTIIRRGKVIGVVDVKTTSQAKMASMMVGRPVSFKVDKKPAQVGRVILDIHDLNVMNNKKVLGVKSFNLCVKAGEIVGIAGVDGNGQTELIEAITGLRGVESGTISLDGNDITNAQIRKRNEIGIGHIPEDRQKRGLVMTETLSDNVAIKEFYKAPFSKNGILKEEYLQQYAQKVITQFDVRSGEGIHSLAGKLSGGNQQKLIVGREVVSDPELLIAVQPTRGLDVGAIEYIHSQLVAHRDKGHAVLLVSFELDEIFNLSDRIAVMNSGELIDIVKTSETDEQEVGLMMAGVKHKEGAQ